From the genome of Labrus bergylta chromosome 12, fLabBer1.1, whole genome shotgun sequence, one region includes:
- the LOC109992346 gene encoding uncharacterized protein isoform X2: protein MFQRLSNLLFGEVEEVAAELKGPNPCVTEADEEGWMLVNLPESDCMMQAEAGTGAPLIAQSCPESNQSNHPDEHTRTECPVLLPNVPHKRRRTHKGRARGAVASSEALFCQNASPSNLGTTTSVTPPRRARLSTPSSTPSVSSGSEGRGSGGSRGRSGPERGCMDESWFVTPPPCFTAEGATAEASPMEDLLIEHPSMSVYVSSNNLSMVSNGNLSVVGEESIVSLASSVSRVAEPAAVPAAHGGMPTRVTRGAAAQAGALAKVTQVARVQRSKARIERRHLGRNRIHRQNLTREQVPRNAALTRNSFLHQPSKRNVCH, encoded by the exons ATGTTCCAACGTCTGAGCAACCTGTTGTTTGGCGAAGTAGAGGAGGTGGCAGCTGAGCTGAAGGGACCCAACCCATGTGTTACGGAGGCAGATGAGGAGGGATGGATGCTTGTCAACCTGCCTG AATCTGACTGCATGATGCAGGCGGAGGCAGGGACAGGAGCCCCACTAATTGCACAATCATGCCCAGAAAGTAACCAATCAAATCATCCAGACGAACATACAAGGACTGAATGCCCCGTCCTGCTTCCAAATGTGCCTCACAAGCGCCGTAGGACACACAAAGGCCGGGCACGAGGTGCAGTAGCGTCATCAGAAGCCCTTTTTTGTCAAAACGCTAGCCCGTCAAATTTGGGTACCACTACATCCGTGACCCCGCCGAGACGGGCCAGACTGTCCACGCCCTCCTCCACCCCGTCAGTTTCCTCTGGAAGTGAGGGTAGGGGCAGTGGGGGTAGCAGGGGTAGGTCAGGCCCAGAGAGAGGCTGCATGGATGAGAGTTGGTTTGTCACCCCTCCCCCCTGTTTCACTGCAGAGGGAGCCACAGCGGAGGCCAGCCCGATGGAGGACCTGCTCATTGAGCACCCCAGCATGTCTGTGTACGTTTCCTCCAACAACCTGTCCATGGTTTCCAACGGCAACCTGTCTGTGGTGGGAGAGGAGAGCATCGTGAGCCTGGCCAGCAGCGTTAG CAGAGTGGCTGAACCAGCTGCAGTCCCCGCTGCCCACGGCGGTATGCCCACCAGGGTGACCCGTGGAGCTGCAGCCCAGGCTGGGGCGCTTGCCAAGGTCACTCAAGTTGCGAGGGTCCAGCGTAGCAAAGCCCGCATTGAGCGGCGCCATCTGGGCCGCAACCGCATCCACCGCCAAAACCTCACCAGGGAGCAGGTCCCCCGCAACGCAGCCCTCACCAGAAACTCCTTCCTTCACCAGCCCAGCAAGCGCAACGTCTGCCACTAA
- the LOC109992346 gene encoding tumor protein p53-inducible nuclear protein 2 isoform X4, with amino-acid sequence MFQRLSNLLFGEVEEVAAELKGPNPCVTEADEEGWMLVNLPEGATAEASPMEDLLIEHPSMSVYVSSNNLSMVSNGNLSVVGEESIVSLASSVSRVAEPAAVPAAHGGMPTRVTRGAAAQAGALAKVTQVARVQRSKARIERRHLGRNRIHRQNLTREQVPRNAALTRNSFLHQPSKRNVCH; translated from the exons ATGTTCCAACGTCTGAGCAACCTGTTGTTTGGCGAAGTAGAGGAGGTGGCAGCTGAGCTGAAGGGACCCAACCCATGTGTTACGGAGGCAGATGAGGAGGGATGGATGCTTGTCAACCTGCCTG AGGGAGCCACAGCGGAGGCCAGCCCGATGGAGGACCTGCTCATTGAGCACCCCAGCATGTCTGTGTACGTTTCCTCCAACAACCTGTCCATGGTTTCCAACGGCAACCTGTCTGTGGTGGGAGAGGAGAGCATCGTGAGCCTGGCCAGCAGCGTTAG CAGAGTGGCTGAACCAGCTGCAGTCCCCGCTGCCCACGGCGGTATGCCCACCAGGGTGACCCGTGGAGCTGCAGCCCAGGCTGGGGCGCTTGCCAAGGTCACTCAAGTTGCGAGGGTCCAGCGTAGCAAAGCCCGCATTGAGCGGCGCCATCTGGGCCGCAACCGCATCCACCGCCAAAACCTCACCAGGGAGCAGGTCCCCCGCAACGCAGCCCTCACCAGAAACTCCTTCCTTCACCAGCCCAGCAAGCGCAACGTCTGCCACTAA
- the LOC109992346 gene encoding uncharacterized protein isoform X3, with translation MFQRLSNLLFGEVEEVAAELKGPNPCVTEADEEGWMLVNLPEESDCMMQAEAGTGAPLIAQSCPESNQSNHPDEHTRTECPVLLPNVPHKRRRTHKGRARGAVASSEALFCQNASPSNLGTTTSVTPPRRARLSTPSSTPSVSSGSEGRGSGGSRGRSGPERGCMDESWFVTPPPCFTAEGATAEASPMEDLLIEHPSMSVYVSSNNLSMVSNGNLSVVGEESIVSLASSVRVAEPAAVPAAHGGMPTRVTRGAAAQAGALAKVTQVARVQRSKARIERRHLGRNRIHRQNLTREQVPRNAALTRNSFLHQPSKRNVCH, from the exons ATGTTCCAACGTCTGAGCAACCTGTTGTTTGGCGAAGTAGAGGAGGTGGCAGCTGAGCTGAAGGGACCCAACCCATGTGTTACGGAGGCAGATGAGGAGGGATGGATGCTTGTCAACCTGCCTG AAGAATCTGACTGCATGATGCAGGCGGAGGCAGGGACAGGAGCCCCACTAATTGCACAATCATGCCCAGAAAGTAACCAATCAAATCATCCAGACGAACATACAAGGACTGAATGCCCCGTCCTGCTTCCAAATGTGCCTCACAAGCGCCGTAGGACACACAAAGGCCGGGCACGAGGTGCAGTAGCGTCATCAGAAGCCCTTTTTTGTCAAAACGCTAGCCCGTCAAATTTGGGTACCACTACATCCGTGACCCCGCCGAGACGGGCCAGACTGTCCACGCCCTCCTCCACCCCGTCAGTTTCCTCTGGAAGTGAGGGTAGGGGCAGTGGGGGTAGCAGGGGTAGGTCAGGCCCAGAGAGAGGCTGCATGGATGAGAGTTGGTTTGTCACCCCTCCCCCCTGTTTCACTGCAGAGGGAGCCACAGCGGAGGCCAGCCCGATGGAGGACCTGCTCATTGAGCACCCCAGCATGTCTGTGTACGTTTCCTCCAACAACCTGTCCATGGTTTCCAACGGCAACCTGTCTGTGGTGGGAGAGGAGAGCATCGTGAGCCTGGCCAGCAGCGTTAG AGTGGCTGAACCAGCTGCAGTCCCCGCTGCCCACGGCGGTATGCCCACCAGGGTGACCCGTGGAGCTGCAGCCCAGGCTGGGGCGCTTGCCAAGGTCACTCAAGTTGCGAGGGTCCAGCGTAGCAAAGCCCGCATTGAGCGGCGCCATCTGGGCCGCAACCGCATCCACCGCCAAAACCTCACCAGGGAGCAGGTCCCCCGCAACGCAGCCCTCACCAGAAACTCCTTCCTTCACCAGCCCAGCAAGCGCAACGTCTGCCACTAA
- the LOC109992346 gene encoding uncharacterized protein isoform X1, with protein sequence MFQRLSNLLFGEVEEVAAELKGPNPCVTEADEEGWMLVNLPEESDCMMQAEAGTGAPLIAQSCPESNQSNHPDEHTRTECPVLLPNVPHKRRRTHKGRARGAVASSEALFCQNASPSNLGTTTSVTPPRRARLSTPSSTPSVSSGSEGRGSGGSRGRSGPERGCMDESWFVTPPPCFTAEGATAEASPMEDLLIEHPSMSVYVSSNNLSMVSNGNLSVVGEESIVSLASSVSRVAEPAAVPAAHGGMPTRVTRGAAAQAGALAKVTQVARVQRSKARIERRHLGRNRIHRQNLTREQVPRNAALTRNSFLHQPSKRNVCH encoded by the exons ATGTTCCAACGTCTGAGCAACCTGTTGTTTGGCGAAGTAGAGGAGGTGGCAGCTGAGCTGAAGGGACCCAACCCATGTGTTACGGAGGCAGATGAGGAGGGATGGATGCTTGTCAACCTGCCTG AAGAATCTGACTGCATGATGCAGGCGGAGGCAGGGACAGGAGCCCCACTAATTGCACAATCATGCCCAGAAAGTAACCAATCAAATCATCCAGACGAACATACAAGGACTGAATGCCCCGTCCTGCTTCCAAATGTGCCTCACAAGCGCCGTAGGACACACAAAGGCCGGGCACGAGGTGCAGTAGCGTCATCAGAAGCCCTTTTTTGTCAAAACGCTAGCCCGTCAAATTTGGGTACCACTACATCCGTGACCCCGCCGAGACGGGCCAGACTGTCCACGCCCTCCTCCACCCCGTCAGTTTCCTCTGGAAGTGAGGGTAGGGGCAGTGGGGGTAGCAGGGGTAGGTCAGGCCCAGAGAGAGGCTGCATGGATGAGAGTTGGTTTGTCACCCCTCCCCCCTGTTTCACTGCAGAGGGAGCCACAGCGGAGGCCAGCCCGATGGAGGACCTGCTCATTGAGCACCCCAGCATGTCTGTGTACGTTTCCTCCAACAACCTGTCCATGGTTTCCAACGGCAACCTGTCTGTGGTGGGAGAGGAGAGCATCGTGAGCCTGGCCAGCAGCGTTAG CAGAGTGGCTGAACCAGCTGCAGTCCCCGCTGCCCACGGCGGTATGCCCACCAGGGTGACCCGTGGAGCTGCAGCCCAGGCTGGGGCGCTTGCCAAGGTCACTCAAGTTGCGAGGGTCCAGCGTAGCAAAGCCCGCATTGAGCGGCGCCATCTGGGCCGCAACCGCATCCACCGCCAAAACCTCACCAGGGAGCAGGTCCCCCGCAACGCAGCCCTCACCAGAAACTCCTTCCTTCACCAGCCCAGCAAGCGCAACGTCTGCCACTAA
- the LOC109992334 gene encoding glutathione hydrolase 7 → MHSPAPDIVAGYPSGCLADKDANPETTLGSAYSPVDYMSITSFPRLPEDETQSGENTLKSRKDDDNALSEHDTDPDLFLKSARLQRLPSSASELASNDMASLRETTRDPFVEDCACQRDGLTVIITACLTFATGVTVALIMQIYFGDPQVFNQGAVVTDVAQCTSLGFDVLGKQGSSVDAAITAALCLGIVHPHTSGIGGGGVMLVHDIRKNETRIIDFRETAPSAIQEEMLQRNLDVNSGLLVGVPGMLNGLHQAHQLYGRISWNDVVTMAADVARNGFNVTHDLAEALAKAKDQNMSDAFQDLFLPNGQAPLSGLFSRRLDLAAILDAVAVKGISEFYSGNLTQEMTAAVQARGGVLTEDDFGSYATVLQQPAEVIYQGRHVMTAPAPHAGVGLITALNILEGFNITSQMPRNSTHHWVAEALKIALALASGLGDPMNSSVSELVMKMQSKSQADFFRQMINDSQAFPADHYTPSFTLEEGATAAQVMVMGPDDHIVSVMSSLNKPFGSGIVTPSGILLNSQILDFSWPNKTKSSSPNPHNNLQPGRRPMSFLMPTAVRPAVGLCGTYLAVGSSNGEKALSGITQVLLNVLSSRKNMSDSLTFGRLHPQLQPNILLVDSEFSEEDVELLQAKGHKVERAEVLSLVEGTRRTNDLIIGVKDPRSADASALTMSNMP, encoded by the exons ATGCACAGCCCTGCCCCTGATATCGTGGCAGGTTATCCAAGTGGATGCCTGGCAGATAAAGATGCAAATCCAGAGACAACCTTGGGGAGTGCCTACTCTCCAGTGGACTACATGAGCATCACCAGCTTCCCGCGGCTGCCAGAGGATGAGACGCAGTCTGGGGAAAACACCCTTAAATCGCGCAAAGATGATGACAATGCCCTGAGTGAGCATGACACTG ACCCAGATCTGTTCCTGAAGTCAGCTCGCCTCCAGCGTCTCCCCTCGTCAGCTTCGGAATTGGCTAGCAATGATATGGCATCCTTGCGGGAGACCACCAGAGACCCCTTTGTAGAAGACTGTGCCTGCCAGCGAGATGGACTAACGGTCATCATCACAGCGTGTCTCACTTTCGCCACTGGAGTCACAGTAGCTCTCATCATGCAGATTTACTTTGGAGACCCACAG GTCTTTAACCAAGGGGCAGTGGTAACAGATGTGGCGCAGTGTACATCCCTTGGCTTTGATGTTCTCGGGAAACAGGGGTCCAGTGTTGATGCCGCCATCACCGCTGCCCTCTGCTTAGGAATTGTCCACCCTCACACCTCTGGTATTGGAGG CGGTGGAGTTATGTTGGTGCATGACATCCGTAAAAATGAGACAAGGATCATTGACTTCAGAGAGACGGCGCCGTCTGCCATACAAGAGGAGATGCTGCAGAGGAACCTTGATGTTAAT TCGGGCCTGCTTGTGGGAGTACCGGGAATGCTTAATGGGCTGCATCAGGCACACCAGCTCTATGGCAG GATATCTTGGAATGATGTTGTTACCATGGCAGCAGATGTGGCCAGAAATGGATTTAATGTTACTCATGACCTCG CTGAAGCTCTGGCTAAAGCGAAGGATCAAAACATGTCAGATGCATTTCAGGACTTGTTCCTTCCAAACGGACAGGCTCCCCTCTCTGGGCTTTTCTCCAGACGTCTTGATTTGGCAGCCATCTTAGATGCAGTCGCTGTCAAGGGGATATCTGAGTTCTACAGTGGAAATCTGACGCAGGAAATGACGGCAGCA GTTCAAGCAAGAGGCGGCGTGCTCACAGAGGATGACTTTGGAAGCTACGccacagtgttacagcagccaGCAGAGGTCATCTATCAAG GACGCCATGTGATGACGGCCCCAGCTCCACATGCAGGTGTTGGCTTGATCACTGCTCTGAACATCCTGGAAGGCTTCAACATTACCAGCCAGATGCCAAGGAACAGCACTCACCACTGGGTGGCAGAG GCTTTAAAGATAGCTCTTGCTCTGGCTAGTGGGCTGGGAGACCCCATGAACTCTTCTGTGTCTGAACTAGTCATGAAGATGCAGAG TAAATCACAAGCTGACTTTTTCCGCCAAATGATAAACGACTCTCAGGCCTTCCCTGCTGACCATTATACTCCCTCTTTCACCTTGGAGGAGGGTGCAACAGCTGCCCAGGTCATGGTCATGGGCCCAGACGACCACATCGTGTCCGTCATGAG CTCTCTAAACAAACCATTTGGCAGTGGGATAGTGACTCCTTCTGGAATCCTCTTAAATAGCCAGATCCTGGACTTCTCCTGGcccaataaaacaaaaagctcaTCACCTAACCCA CATAACAACCTGCAGCCTGGGAGGAGACCCATGTCCTTCCTGATGCCCACCGCCGTGAGGCCTGCCGTGGGGTTATGTGGCACATACTTAGCTGTTGGATCTTCCAATGGAGAAAAAGCTCTCAGTGGAATCACACAG GTGCTTCTGAATGTTCTGTCTTCACGTAAAAATATGAGTGACAGCTTAACATTCGGAAGACTCCACCCGCAGCTGCAGCCCAACATCCTTCTGGTGGACT CTGAGTTTTCAGAGGAAGACGTGGAGTTGCTGCAGGCCAAAGGTCACAAGGTTGAGAGGGCAGAAGTTCTCTCATTGGTGGAGGGCACTCGCAGAACCAATGACCTCATCATTGGGGTGAAGGACCCTAGAAGTGCTGATGCCTCTGCACTCACTATGTCCAACATGCCCTAG